GGCGCCGGGCCTGGCGGCCGGGGGGACTGACGTATCAGCGCGGCCCGGGCCACGTGCTGATCCGGGATCGCCGCGCCCAGTCGCGGGAGATCGTGCTGCGGGGCTGGCGTGCCCGGGCCTACGAGCTCTTGCTGGAGCCGCGCACGCCGGCTCGGGTGCTGCGTGAGCTGGCTGACAGCGAGCCGGCGGTGAGCGCCGCCGAACTTGACGGTTTTCTCGCCGAGCTGGAGCGTCTGGGGCTGGTGCTGGGCGAGGCAGGGCGCTGGCTCGCCCTGGCGGTTCGCGCCCCCCGGGGGGCGGACCGCACCCGGACCTTTCTGCCCCTGGAGGAGCGATGAGCGAGCAAGGCAGGGACGAAACCGCCCGGGAGCGCGAGCGTGTGCTGGGGGTGCGGCTGTGTCTGCCCGAGGAAGCCGCGCGCTGGCAGGCGCGCCCCAGCGATCAGGCGGTGGCCCTGAGCCCAGGGCTGAAAGTCGCCCTCGCGCTCGCGCTGTGCCTGGCGCCCGGGGCAATCGCCGCGGTGTTGTTCGGCCGCCGCCTGCTGGCGTGGCTGCTGCCATGAGCGGTATCGGTCTGGACGCGGCGGACCGCTCCCAGCCGACGCCGCTCAGCCTGTCGGCGGCCTACCGGCTGGCCTTTCGCTTCGCCGTCGGGCGCAAGGGGGCCATTGCCGCGCTGGCCCTGCTGGGCCTGGCCGGGTCCAGCCTGGTCTACGCCGATGCGCTGGTGATCGCCGCCCTGGTGGATAACCTCACCGTGCAGGGGCCGCTGAGCAACCATGTGATTCTGGTGGCCGTCCTGCTGGGCGTATTCCTGCTGCAGCGCTTCTTCTCGCTGGTGGAGACCGCCTTTTCCTTCTACCTGCAGACGGCGCTGGAACTGGACATGCGCAACCGCTTTTTCCGCGCCGCGCTGGCGAGCGCCGCCCAGTCGCGGGACAGCGACCGGGGCGCGGGGCGTGCCGCGCATGTGGAGCGCGCCGCCCTGGGCGGGCTGCAGGAGCATGTCACCGATCAGTTGAGCCTGCTGCTGCGCAATCTGGCCCTGTTGCTGGTCGCGCTGGCCTTGGTGGTCCAGTTCTCGCTGGCCTTGACGGCGGTATTTCTGGGGCTGGCGGCGCTGTGGCTGTTTATTTCCTGCGTGTTCTTCCCCCGACTGCAGCGGCATCTGGCGCATATGCACAGCACCGCCGGTTCCAGTCAGAACCTGTTCATCGATGCCTTGAGTGCCGGGCCCTTGCTGCGGCGCCTGGGGGCCGAGGGGCGGGTGGCATCCCGCTATCAGCGGCGCCAGCTTCGTGAGGCCGCGGTGGCCGGGCGTTTCCAGCGCTTCACCATCATACAGCGCGGGGTAAGCGCCTCGCCGCTGGTGCTGTTGTTCTTCGCCACCTACGCCTACGGCGGCAGCCTGGTGCTGGAGCAGAGCTTGAGCGTGGGCGAATTGCTCGCTTTCAGCATGATCGCCAGCCGAGCCATGGAGCCGCTCAACGGGGTGGTGGATTATTTGTTCAGCCTGGCGCGGTTGAAGGTCAATGCCGCCCGTGTGGCGGCATTTCGGCCCTTCGATGAATTCAGCGACTCGGCCCCTGGCGTACCGCCGACATCGCCGCCGGGGGCGGCGTTGAGCGCGGGGGGCCTGACGATCGCCCGGGATGCTCGGGTGCTGTTGCAGGGTCTGGATCTGCGGCTGGGGCCCGGCGAGTTGCTGTTGATCAAGGGGGGCAGCGGCATTGGCAAATCCACTCTCGCATCGGTGCTCGTCGGTGAGCAGAGGCCGTCG
This DNA window, taken from Alkalilimnicola sp. S0819, encodes the following:
- a CDS encoding ABC transporter ATP-binding protein, giving the protein MSGIGLDAADRSQPTPLSLSAAYRLAFRFAVGRKGAIAALALLGLAGSSLVYADALVIAALVDNLTVQGPLSNHVILVAVLLGVFLLQRFFSLVETAFSFYLQTALELDMRNRFFRAALASAAQSRDSDRGAGRAAHVERAALGGLQEHVTDQLSLLLRNLALLLVALALVVQFSLALTAVFLGLAALWLFISCVFFPRLQRHLAHMHSTAGSSQNLFIDALSAGPLLRRLGAEGRVASRYQRRQLREAAVAGRFQRFTIIQRGVSASPLVLLFFATYAYGGSLVLEQSLSVGELLAFSMIASRAMEPLNGVVDYLFSLARLKVNAARVAAFRPFDEFSDSAPGVPPTSPPGAALSAGGLTIARDARVLLQGLDLRLGPGELLLIKGGSGIGKSTLASVLVGEQRPSEGVLSLAEGSRRPALVDAAPRFIEGSLRDNLLLAVARPPTPAQLQAVLAEAQLDQVLADGDLEKIVEPDGTPWSHGQAQRLALARALLGAPAVLILDEALSGVEPDVERAIVDGLRATRPELAMVVMSHRDSLDDRADRVMHLERYRPDAGALP